The following nucleotide sequence is from Diospyros lotus cultivar Yz01 chromosome 3, ASM1463336v1, whole genome shotgun sequence.
GACGTAGTAGAAGCCCCGTTCAGGAACACGAACGCGTCTCTGCCGTTGCTGTTGCTTCGGGTTCCCGGCTCTCGGAACCTCCAGAACTTCGAAAATCCGGTGGAGTTGCTCTTCTTGTTGAGCTCCGGGGAGACCTCCACCGCTTTCCTGGACCACTCGCAGTACGGACCCGCCGCCTCACCGTCCTCCGCCGTCGCCGGCGGGGAAGAATCCCTCGCTTCGACAAAGACCTTTTTCACAGCCGGGGGCAACGAATCCTCGGCGAAGAGAAGACTCTGGTCGAACAATGGAAAGACCGGCTTGATCTGGCCGTTCTGGAACATATCATCAGCCGAACTCGTCGATTCAATGGTACCTACACTTGCAAAAGAGAATTCTACTTCATCTTCATATTCATATTCATCCTCTTCAAGAAACGCCGGCGTTTCGTCGAAGTCGTTAACCCTCATCTTGCGGGCAAACTCGTCGCTAAAGTTAGCGGCGACCTCTGCAAAATCCGATCCCAAGCTGAAATCAGGTAAGGCTCTCTCCGATTCCTCGGAACTCGCTTGCATTTTTCCTAATTTGCGGGTGTGTTCGTGTCCGTGTCCGTCTCTGTGTGTGTTCAGTCTGGTTCGGGGAATTAAAGGAAAATGGAGGGTTTGGGATTGAATTGGTGGGGGGCGGCGAGATTTatagaaggggggggggggggtggtaaCGCGGTTGGGAGGGGACAAGTCAGCAATGAGGATGGCAGCGCCTTGAATTGACCGCTGATTTGTCTAAAAGGGTTTGTTTGTGGGATACGAAAGCTGAAGAAAACATGAGGGAAAATGGGAATATGGTGCGCTTTCATACTCTTGcgtgttaaatttatatatattattattattattattttatgatgatgatgatgatgattctcCAGTGTTGACCGCTaggattgatttgatttgattatattagattagattagtcATTAGATTAGATGAGCACTGGGGTGGGGGGTTGTCCTCCTGAGGATGGTGCACGTGTGTGATTTGATCAAGTCTACTGTGGCCATCTAGAACTATGTATATCTATGTATGGCAATTGCCAAATCTCTTACCCTAAACCTAAAccctcttctttcctttcctttccaaATAAGCTGCTGCTGCTTAGCGTAAcaacaattttataattaaaataatatttttataagagAACAATGAGTGCTTCAGTCCTAAcctcataataaataaataaataattcaaactGCTGCTACTTACAACCCAAGTGCTTACTTACTCCCTTAGCTAGTATTTGttaaagttataaattaaaaaaataagatataaaaatattttttattatatttatttgaaaaaaagttacctaattttttattttaaatttttcaaataaatttatctctctttctttaaataatttattttgaacgttacagataagttatcttgatgtaactttattttatccattttaacaaacgttacttaattaagatataaattaaaaaattgtaagatatgaaatatattttaattttttatatttttcaatatgtttattaaatttatttaacaatttttaaaaaataatccacgtgattttttatttgaatttttttatatatgtttatttctcCCATTTCTCAATATAAGTACATCTCGATctttacatataagaaaaaatgacgctTGTGTTCTCCaatacattctaaaaaattaacaattaatttaataaaaatcttacaATACTTCCCAAACTTATCTTTAACTATTCTATATTTtgatctaaaaaatattcaaaacttatcttatataatataattttattttacttattttaacaaatgataTCTCAGTATATTATCAAtattgtatttataaaataatttgctTAATGACCAAGAGAACAATGATTTATGTAAAAGTCATAAGTTGATAGAACATCATCCTAAGATTTTGGGTTCGTCGCATACATAGATATATAGCAGCCCGCCGTCTTTCTCAATCTTTCATCACCGACTACTTCATCACACTCCATGAAGgagaacaaatatatatataactctcTATTATTTCCAactccttctcctcctcctgcTGAAGGTttataaaataatgtaattttgaaTGGAGCttctagaaagaaagaaagaaagaaatagggtTGCACTGCCCAATGCAATTTAGTCAAATGTCATAAATTGTTGCAATAGCGGATAATGTCTTCAATGGATTGTttaaatgaaaggaaaatgagCCATTTTACGccgtttaataaaaattttataatattttttaattttatcttaattattctatattttgatccaaaaaatattcagaacttatctttatataatcttattttaataaatgttatctcaaatattattaatattatatttataaaataatttgctTAATGACCAAGAAAACAATGATTTATATAAAAGTGATAAGTTGATAGAACATCATCCTAGGATTTTGGGTTCGTCACCGACTACTTCATCACACTCCAGGGAGAAggagaacatatatatatgcatataactaGATCTCTATTATTTCCAActcctccttctcctcctcctcctcaaggtttataaaattattattatgtaattttcaaTGGAGCttctagaaagaaagaaagaaagagggttGCCCTCCCTGCCCAATGCAATTTAGTCAAATGTCATAAATTGTTGCAATAGCGGATAATGTCTTGTATAGATTgcttaaatgaaaaaataatattattgatctatctttatatatatatatatatcttaaattatataaagatatattaatgacaaaaatatcttttataagAGACATAGAGATGCGTGAATCACATAAAAATAagggatattttgatcataTTATCTCTTTGTATAacttaaaatatacaaaaataatattcatctaattaagaaaaatgagcCATTGAAAGGGACAATTCCAATTGGTGACTTATTTTTGGTGTGGGGCCACCCACCcaattcatcatcatcaacttgCAACATTCATTCATTATATGTGGGTTTGTTTCACATTTCGCCACCTCTGGTCTCTGTTCTGTGTATGGACAGGGGAATCAACGTCTATGCTTCCCTGTGTCCACACCACGGTGCAGGTGAGGTGCGGGTGCAGCTGATGGTGATGGAGCCGGCCATTATTGTTAATGACAAAAATTGTCCAGAGAAATAAATTGAGCCTCTCCCTCCCTCAATTATTATTGTTCCTTTTATGAAAATACTTTTAGAGctgtataattaattaatttaatttaatttaattcaattcaattcatatgtttatgttataagTAGCTAACCTTAAATAGCATTAGTGATTaaattattcttccttaacTAAATAATTATGATAAATGTTGGGTATAAATATGATATTGAGCAAAACCTCgtatattaatttatgaaattattgtcACAGTCGCATTACATAATTTATCTAGTAAgatgaataatgttatttatctaaattgaaaatgaatcttcTGTTTAGATGATTGATATCTTTTTTATGGacaataaaatatgaatatctGAAGAATTTTTTTGCCTAATGAAAAGATGTATCCAAtctaaataaatagaattacgTTGTCGggttatttctataattttagcAACGTTTTACAATATtgaaagaatattaaaaataaattcctaATTTAGAAAATGCATTTCTGTTTCACGATCACATTACAAACATAAGCAATTTGTGTTTATATTTActtgaatatataataattaaatttatatttatatttgatttaatgattatttttatattaaaatttatatttataaaaaaagtccttatatttttttatttatacatttcttcacatttttatttctatttttaaaaaatatatatataaagagtttGGAATTGTATATATAGCTGACCTCATCACTCATCAATCTATCGTCAGCAAGTACTTCAGACtttcaatttatattaaatatgtgatgtcatagttttttttttaaaaaaaactattaatttttaaggTAAATTCACTTAGGACCACCCATATCATTTAAGTCAATGGTGGAGACACCTTATCTAGTTTGAAAATGTTTCAGGTTTAGTTTCTTGTGGAAGCCACCCCTTTGTTACTAAATTTGTTAGattaacttaaatatttttattaaatattaattaaatcaaaataaattttaattatattatattaaaaataaaaaatcaaaaaaattattagctAAAATTTGTGGTCAACAATCGTTCCAACCAACAACTGACAAAACCTATTGACGATGGGTACAAAACCCACTACCAACGAGTCAATTACTAATAGGTTTTGAtacaaatagaaagaaaaagagaaaaaaaatatataagaagaaTCAACGGTAAATAAAAAGATGATAACAACATTTCATCTTCTACATCGATTTTGATTTGTTTCCAGTCAAAAAAATAGACACTATCACAAAAAATAACCCATCGGTGGAATTGAAATTAAACCCATCTTGATATCAAACCCATCAATGGGTTTAGTTTTTTCAATCTCGAgctaaatttcaaaaattgttaATAGATTCTAGAAATTGATCTTGGAAACCATTATTGATAGTCTAATAATGGTTTTggtgttttggttttgataatgacaattctcaaaaatcaaagtataattttcaaacatattgtaatcaagataaaatcaatttttttcatgtcAGCATGTTCTTATTCTTCCAAACAATCAAAGATTGATCATAATACAAGTTTTGAAATTGTGTTCAATCTATGAAACTTGTTTTGAAATCAAGTTAAAATGAAAAGCCTCTTTGaaaatcatatttcaaaattgtcgaCATTTGTCTAAGAACTATAGACAGTGTCAATTGTTAAATGGTCAAtcttgttgtatcatattttttgatatatgagaaaatgtgtttgatgaaaaactaactttagaatgaaaaatctttatgaaaatctcatatttcaaaataagtttttcatattttgaaacatgcataaCTAGTGTTTTGGCacgaatgttcaaatgtttgaaaatctcaaaattcatgcatcatgttttgaaacatcattctaccatgtttctatacatgtttcgaaatgtcttttgataaggtttcaatgtttgctgagtttatatgatatatttcgaaacctgtttGAAAATTAagcatatgtttcaaaacctatatagTACGTTTCGAAACCTCAGTCATCTCTGTCAGCAGAGCATTTAAAAACTTTgttcaacatgttttgaaatatgtttcgaaaccttcatagcatgtttcgaaacatctaacTCTATcagaagaatatttgaaaaactgaCATGCTTTTGTACTTTAAATCAACAGCTATTTTTAAAAGTCATTTTTTGACTGAGTCTCCATACCctgatattttaatttcaaatattttgtaagtggagaataaaataaaataattttatttttaaaagatgtCTTCCACTCATTCTGTCTTTTGGTACATATCTAGCTGTAAAAgctagatgtttcgaaacatgatatgtatgtttcgaaacctataatgtgtgtttcgaaatctactttattatcttgtctctaacgattataattagccaaaaattttatttgttgatatatatatatatatatcagttctttgaagataagaaaaatCTCTTACAAGTATACACAAGTTTACACACCTACAAGAGATATTgctacatacacaagcacaagcaaacgaaaacaagctctcaaagaagatcctttcAATTAATCCTTgttgtgcattgtggtgtgaaaaagaGAAGCAAACTGAAATTGAAGCTCTCATCATTTCAAGCTCTCAAATAGGTTTGcaataactatttggtaaggtttttaattacattcaaattgttgagttgtaaaaaataagttttatttattttgttgtaaggtttgagttgagctcgtaaaaactcattgtgtaaggttttagagtgaaccgtggtaaaactcTTGGTGTCGTTGATctctagtgaaagtgattgtgtttgaaaatccttcagatgggtaaacttgaaggtagtggagtaggcaggtgtcgaactactataaatctcgtgtgtaatttgttttattattttacttgcTTAATCtcattgttcatgctttcaaaagaattattttcaaaatctaaaagttttaaaataaacaaaacaaatagaaaagtttcaaaacatatcatagtaggtttcgaaacatacttaatagaaaggtttatttcgaagcATACttcctcatgtttcgaaacataatgtCCTGCATGCTATAAGTTTTTAAACTATcaaaaatttaccaaaatctCAATTCACCCATTCTCTTAGGATATATTtaccattatatagaactaacaaatCTGTCGATAGTATTCATGAAATTGTCTACAGTTCAAAAGCATGTTCTCTGGATCTATCTGTCGACAGTTTTTGTATAGATATATCGTCACTATATAAAGTTTGGTTCAATATTTTGAACCAAACTGTCAACAgtttttttaggaaaaattgcttcaataaaaaaaaaagaatttgagaattaaacttctttgttacaatgtctctcaattGATAGAaggcttagaaaataaataataacaatgaatgcaacaatagtCTTGAGAAAAACTATGACAATTTAAACATGAGAGACAAAATATGAGCACTTGTAAATTGAAATACTTGGACACTTGTAATGAATGTTCTCTAATCCCATAAATATTGCACCAACCAAGAATTTATAGTTAAGGACGAGAAATGCCAAAAATCGAGTTATTGGGAATGGTTGAACTGCATTAAATgcattgaaaaactagccattaacACCCATTGCCAAAAATGATGggttatgaaaaaaaattgggcATGAAAGTTTTCGATGATAGTATTGGAGATCTCTCTCTTGTCCTGCCCTTCCCTCGTAGCATTGCTAGTGGTGACCCTTGAAACACCTTCTCAGAGACATGATCTCTAATGCTATATATTTAGCTGTTTCATGGTGCATTTTATTGCCTTAAGCTTTTGCACCAAACAAAACATAGGAGTTCCATGAACCCTCATATCCCAACTAGTAGCAACCTTGTTTAAAAACAAATGATGATTTGCCAAATGGTCGAGGACATGAAAAGGAACCCTAGAACTCCTATGGACCTCTATCAAGTTGACCACCACAAGACTATGGTAAAAAATATCGGGTTGCATGAATAGAGACTTACtttcaagatatctaaaaagtCATTCATCATTAACAAGAGCTCTATCTAGCTTACGAAAGATGAAATCTTCCCCCGACCGTTTATTATTCCAAGTTAGGGTATGTGCCACCTTGTATTTTTGACACATGATGATACACATTAAAATCTCCCATAAGGAGCCAAGGATCACAAAAAAATGGAATTCCCACACTCCTCCGGAATCCCACAAAATTGCTTGATCTGCCTCATCATTCCTAGCATATATACATGTCAGGAAGAAAGAAGTCGGAACAAGCGAACTAGACACTTGACAATGCAAaatttgttctaattttttcaaacaaaCCAGATTAACTATTGAAGGGTCGTAACCTACCTGGATACAACCACCCTTGtaacaattataattattctTCCAATTCTAAAATGGCATaatcaattataattattttttacttttattttaaatagtgaaaaattaaagttcttCATCAAATTAGAAAGGAAACTTttgaaaagaatttaaaattttaccccAAGAGGTGGAGTGGTGCCAGAGTGTTGTTGGATATAAATAGCGGGCTTGAGGTTGGTCTTCCAGTCTTTAGGAGACAAGAGATCCAAATGTgagggaaaggaagagagaaaaagggagaaggaagaaatgaagagagagaaccagtgaagggaaaaataaacttccACCAAGGTAACCAATGAGAGGTTGGAAGGTTAGGAAAAATAAGTAAGATCTTCTTCAAAGAGAGCCCAAGGTAAGATTCTCccacaaagaaaaagaaacttcTACCTAGGTAACCAATGAGAGGTTGGAAAGTTAGGAAAAACAagtaaaatctttttcaaagaGACCGTAAATTCTCCCACTCACAAAACTATTACTTTGTGATTTTTTCGTGTTGTGttagaaattgattttgaaaaaatagacTGTTGGgcttttcatttatatttatgatcATGTATGATCATATTATGTTGCTCTAAACTACTTATTAGACCCAAGGCAATATAGTTAGGGACCTTTCAAGATATGCATAGAACACTGGTTGAGaaaactcttaaaaatatgTTGATATTATCTCAAATGACATCGCAAAATAGaaactttatttttctttcatacacacattttatataaatattttatttttttgggattgCTCACTTaaaagatttatcttctaaCTTGAGTGTATCTTCTATAATACTCAAACATTCCAAGCAAGGTAAGGTGTTCCAATTAGGGAAAGGAAGTTCTTGAAACATAGTTTGAAaacttcatcatttttttttttttttggtgtgtggTATGTATGCCATGTTTTATAGatgttttgtgtgtttttataTGATAAACTAGAAATATGTATAAGTCTTATTTTGGTGATATCAAATGTATCAAATATGCTAAACTCATTGTCTAaactaagtttttatttaagacacattatttttattttagtggaaaTGAATGATATTTACGTTCATATCTTGGATTATAaggatttctaaaaaaaaaacaattgtgAGGCTTGAaaagtattttttcttttaaatttagtaTCTcagaatgaataaaaaatttggactccttaatatgagttataaattaaattaggttCGATATATGAAAATGATTATACACACAAAGACCTCATCTcgataaattaaactaaacacaAAAGTTTAGATCGAAAAAGTGAGGCCACTAAAATAAACCTCCTTCAGGGTCCTTTaagagaataaattttaataaatttagaaaaataattaatagaaatgaaatatcaaataaatgaaGATTTTAAAAGTAAgatataattcataaaaattagCAAAAGGCttttatggaaaatgttttaaaaaaatctaaaaaaaattctcaaattatgACATGAAAACAAGGTCgtcttatgatttttcaaaaaatcaaatgatgTTCTTcgaaattgatatttttatacaagGTCATCTCatgagttttttaattattgtggattttttttatgaattttaattatgatttatgtttttaaatatttaaattaaatgagatgttaaataataaccatataaaaaaaactctaaaagtATCTTAATCTTAAGGGTTGGCTAAAAATGACtttaaaagaatataaaatagtAATATTATTGAGATTAGATTTAAATACGTTTAGAGGAgttgaaattataattattttctttaatcataattttaaaataagtggttgtattttaaaataaattaagaataagATTATCTAGTGATCAATGGTATAAACTTGCTTACCTAAATGAAAATAGATTAAGAGATTCACTAGACAAgtcaaaggaaaagaaaattaatttaacaataaaaattgaattaattactatatttaaaaaactccaaatttttaatttagtaacacgcttgaaaaattaatttttaatttatttattataattaaaaataaatcaacaaaaaattagataaaatatgCCTTAATTAACATTTGTCTCAGCGACAAAAGTAAACCACAAGGATTAAGAGGagcattttcaaacacaaggaGTCTTGGTTAAGGGTGTGTAAATTGTTGGTTCGAAAATTCACtaacaaattaaactaaattgagGAGCAAAATTGGACTAAATCGATTGATTAATCTGAAAAATCGAACTAATTGATAATCAAAAAACTAAACTCAAACCGTATAAATTGAACTGAACTgattaaactaaagaaatgtaaaaaaaataaaataaaataatcgataaaaaacacataaaatcaaataaaacgatattattttataaatatcaaaataatatcattttatagTTTGGTCGGTTATGTTAGTTCGGTTTTTCcaaccaaaaaattgaactaaaaattgaaaaccaaacttttgagaaaattaattgaACCAAACcgatacaagaaaaaaaatcaaactaaactaCCAAGTTTGGTCAATTCAATTTGGTTAGTTCGGATAAATCGAATTTTTACTCTCATCTAATCTTGGTATATTTATCCTAATTTTTAATGTGTAATCCTCAATTAAATACtatggtttttgaaaaacataaaCTAGCTGAATGAGATGACTTAAAATCTCATGTCACTTCTCTCAAGATCTCTTACATGCTAAACAGAAAGTACCAAATTAGATATTTAGGTAATGTGAACCAATAATTTGATAGGTCAACAAGATAAATATACATACTATTCAAGATTATTAActttttaatgaataattttaataaaaaataaacgatCGATGATTATAAATTTGTTAACAAATAAAAGTCGGGTTCtactattgaaaaataaaaaatccaatacataattgaaaatatGGTAAAAGGTAAGCCTCCTTTTAgtaattaactattaataatttgaggtaaattacacttaaaattccctaaatttagttttaaataCAAAGAATACTTCtcactttttaaaaattacattgatTGGCTCTACTGTTCAAATATTATAGGATAAATTGTAATAAGCACCTTAAGATTTgcattaattacaaaaatagccATTACTTTTTGAAAATAGCAACTGCCCCttggtattaaaaataaatgaaaattaaccATTATTCCCCTTATTTTCTCCCTTCTATCCtttaattttaggaaaaataaaaaataaaaaagtaaacacCATTTGTGGTTAGCATAAGCTTTGAATCGCCTACCACCATTAGCGTCCTCAATTGTTAAATCTTAATAACCATTTGTTGGGGTTCAATCTCTAaatcgagtgcgattttgttcactccctttaacggggtgaacgtAACCTGTTAATaggggttaaaaaaataactcttttttaaaaaaataatttttttttttgaaaattataaaaactaaccatgtttcaaaaaaaaaattatttttaaccatttttctaaaaaaatataaactaattgCTGAAAACAGTTACTTTCCAGTTTTGACTCAGTTTTAACcctgtaaattatttttgtaagtctgttatttttttataagttctaATCCATCAAGTTTTGATCCTATCATATTTTCAGTTaagttctaaaaataatttttttttgaaacatgattagtttttgcaatttctaacataagaataaaatattattttttcaaaaagaggttatttttttaacccccaCTGACgggggttacgttcacccccgttaaaggggtgaacaaaatcacactcctCTAAACCAACCCAGCAAGCAACTATTGAAGTTCTATTATGTATCGCCAAAAATaaaggaagaggaaaagaaagagcagaagaagaaaaaaatgaaaaacttgtCACATACCCCCTTTCTACATATCAAACTTGGGGTTCAATTTACATTCATTTACAACAaatcaaaccctaaccctatttagagataaagataatcagatatatacacacaccccacaacaaaaaaattcagcttttagtgataaaaaaattcgtcgctaaaactaaaaattctatcactaaattttagtgacggaattgaGTGATGGAATTAGGGATTGGTCCGTCACTAATCAGCGATAAGATGCTTCCGTAGttgattccgtcgctaattcaaaaaaaaaaaattaaacgtaaataaaatatataaaaaatattaattatataaattaaaatttgaacgtaaatttttatatttataaataaatttttgataattaataatttattttaattaattgaataaaaattaaaattttatttatataatcattaatttagagacaaaaataaatattaaaatattttaaaataacataaaaaatgtaatttatctataaataattacaaaaaacaaatagcctataatttacttaaatctaattactttttaattcattgtaataaaaataatttataatttattttttaactattaaagtttatgaatattatttttattgcatTTTCAAACATATTGTTATATGTGTTTCCTGTACCACTTTTCATGGGTCAGACCCAGTCCAGTAAGTCGGCCCAATCACCTGAAGCCCAGAAGGCCCAAGTAAGATCGCCAGGATGAGCTCATACGTCACTAAAATTCGAGCTTTGATCGCGGAACCAAACTAACTCCAAGCAAACTCTCAACAAGGTTTCTAGTGAACTTCCAACGATGTATTCAACCAGCTTCCAGTAATGCTCCTAGTTCACTGGCCTAACCATTAAACTCCTTGGTCAAAAATCCTTCAGCTCGCATAGACAACAAAGTTGCTGAACAGCCGAATGCATAGGACTCACTCACTTTATCTAAGGCTAGCCATatccctcgtaatgaggatctcactctcgattttatgtaaatgataatGATTGTTTGCCCCTcattatattatctttatatttttagatattatgCAAATTGTAAAGGCCCCTAGTTATAAATAGGGGGAGAAAATATCATCAAATGGGGGACCAACAGAAATAATCAGATATTGTCACTCTGAAAGAATAATTAGGGAATAGTCGTAGAGTATGCATCGTTCTGGCTGAACCACGTGAAAACTCTTTATgttcttcctatttttgttcttcctcCTTGTATCTGGCACTTACTCATTCACTGCGGGCctaacgaatcacggtcggttaaaattgaacgtcgacacatacatagttttaaattttttcccaaataaataattttttttattaaaattatacattatctttatatttctaattttaaaacttgtatttaataaataactaactcgccaacaatatttataacattatatttgtacttctaattttaaaatacaaatgagaactaattaaaatactaagctttttatttaaaatcattataatatatttaataaataactacttaaaaacaatttttacaaatcaatttatatttattttaatttatatatataattatatttcattaaaaaat
It contains:
- the LOC127796384 gene encoding uncharacterized protein LOC127796384 codes for the protein MQASSEESERALPDFSLGSDFAEVAANFSDEFARKMRVNDFDETPAFLEEDEYEYEDEVEFSFASVGTIESTSSADDMFQNGQIKPVFPLFDQSLLFAEDSLPPAVKKVFVEARDSSPPATAEDGEAAGPYCEWSRKAVEVSPELNKKSNSTGFSKFWRFREPGTRSNSNGRDAFVFLNGASTTSRISKREEKSEAIPEKRSVGEAKAVGGSTAVKTAAAGKKVAGKGKTTPSSAHEKHYVRSRASREEVRRRSYLPYRPGVVGFFTNVQGGLTRDVHPF